In one Suricata suricatta isolate VVHF042 chromosome 9, meerkat_22Aug2017_6uvM2_HiC, whole genome shotgun sequence genomic region, the following are encoded:
- the LOC115301080 gene encoding disintegrin and metalloproteinase domain-containing protein 29-like, translating into MDDDGVPLCNDCYYLGYLEEIPLSMVTMDTCYGGLEGIMKLDDLAYEIRPLSDSQWFEHVVSQIVADTNATGPTYRLRYKDDGDPLLSQVNVSGAPRISSKLYSSHQGILKGLTLSSKTMYTVFNNVSKCAQFLIRLVSLTDSMLQSIDIRHYISSMVIYNQADPVALDSFHVPGSPIHNYFEINLFRAFKPHTTLLMNKDAPHELEFQPVMYGICSERSLISLASLGRHFLLLSVLVTQKIALSIGILYDHSFCVCQRRSTCIMNRYPVMTDSFSNCSFVHMQNVVATKANCMFIQDMFYFNKSLTHDRCGNYEVEPGEQCDCGSFKQCYNNRCCASNCILTPGSKCSTGRCCTNCTYSAAETLCRPIQNICDLPEYCRGMTSFGKNAVKGEDVCYIINQKGSRYGHCRRSPEEFKSKPCSHTDMQCGRLQCSNVTHLPQLQEHVGFHQSKISGFWCFGLDSHRSTGTTDIGHVRTGTPCAPGKFCQDTYCNGSVALLNYDCIPEKCSHRGMCNNNRNCHCHIGWDPPRCTKRGAGGSTDSGPPPRRMRSVRQSHESVVYLRVICGRIYALIAVFLFGIATNVKTIKTVKVNEEIIGEDNPEFIPRNPAIHL; encoded by the exons ATGGACGATGATGGTGTGCCACTTTGCAATG ACTGTTACTACCTCGGCTACCTGGAGGAGATTCCTCTTTCCATGGTCACCATGGACACGTGCTATGGGGGCCTTGAAGGTATCATGAAGTTGGATGACCTTGCCTATGAAATCAGACCCCTCAGCGATTCCCAATGGTTTGAACACGTTGTTTCTCAGATAGTGGCAGACACCAACGCAACGGGACCTACTTACAGACTGAGGTATAAGGACGATGGGGACCCCCTGCTCTCTCAAGTAAATGTCAGTGGAGCCCCCAGGATCTCTAGTAAGTTGTATTCATCCCATCAAGGAATTTTGAAAGGACTCACTCTCAGTTCCAAAACAATGTATACTGTGTTCAATAACGTCTCAAAATGTGCCCAATTCTTAATAAGGCTAGTTAGTTTGACTGACTCAATGCTTCAAAGTATTGACATAAGGCATTATATTTCCTCCATGGTCATTTATAATCAGGCAGATCCAGTTGCCTTAGACAGTTTTCACGTTCCAGGGAGTCCAATTCataactattttgaaataaacttGTTTAGGGCTTTTAAACCACACACAACTTTACTTATGAACAAAGATGCGCCACATGAACTTGAGTTTCAGCCAGTCATGTATGGAATATGCAGCGAAAGATCCCTCATCTCTCTTGCTTCTCTAGgcagacattttttattgttgtctGTTTTAGTAACACAAAAAATTGCCTTATCTATTGGTATTCTTTATGACCATTCGTTTTGTGTATGCCAGAGGAGGTCCACCTGCATTATGAATAGATACCCTGTGATGACAGATTCTTTCAGTAACTGTTCCTTTGTTCATATGCAGAATGTAGTGGCTACTAAAGCTAACTGCATGTTCATCCAAGATATGTTCTATTTCAATAAAAGCCTGACCCACGATCGTTGTGGGAACTATGAGGTGGAACCAGGCGAGCAGTGTGACTGTGGCTCCTTCAAGCAGTGCTACAACAATCGCTGCTGTGCAAGTAATTGTATCTTAACCCCTGGCAGCAAATGTAGCACAGGCAGATGCTGTACGAACTGTACCTATTCCGCTGCTGAGACACTCTGCAGACCAATCCAAAATATATGTGATCTTCCAGAGTACTGCCGTGGGATGACCTCG TTTGGAAAAAATGCTGTGAAAGGTGAAGATGTCTGCTATATCATAAATCAAAAAGGCAGCCGATATGGACACTGCAGAAGATCCCCAGAGGAATTCAAATCTAAACCCTGTTCCCACACAGACATGCAGTGTGGAAGGCTGCAGTGCAGTAATGTCACTCATCTCCCTCAGTTGCAAGAGCATGTTGGATTCCATCAATCTAAGATCTCAGGGTTCTGGTGTTTTGGCCTGGATTCACATCGTAGCACAGGAACAACTGATATTGGTCATGTGAGAACTGGTACCCCCTGTGCTCCTGGAAAGTTCTGTCAGGATACCTACTGCAATGGCAGTGTGGCTCTGCTGAATTATGACTGTATCCCTGAAAAATGCAGTCACAGAGGGATGTGCAACAATAACAGGAACTGCCATTGCCACATAGGCTGGGATCCTCCACGGTGCACTAAACGAGGTGCTGGTGGGAGCACGGACAGTGGACCCCCTCCAAGAAGAATGCGGTCAGTCAGGCAAAGCCATGAATCAGTGGTGTATCTCAGAGTGATCTGTGGTAGAATTTATGCCTTAATCGCTGTGTTCCTCTTTGGCATTGCCACAAATGTCAAAACTATCAAGACAGTGAAAGTCAATGAAGAGATCATTGGTGAGGACAATCCAGAATTCATCCCACGGAACCCTGCAATCCACTTGTAG